One window of Psychrobacillus sp. FSL H8-0483 genomic DNA carries:
- a CDS encoding antibiotic biosynthesis monooxygenase: MIVNEGTSQLFADRFHGEGLIEKQSGFVKLEVLVKKVRRGEEEVLVVVAWESEQDWKNWEKSPDHIIESSGGLYELKVSK; this comes from the coding sequence ATAATTGTTAATGAAGGAACTTCCCAACTTTTCGCTGACCGTTTTCATGGTGAAGGGCTTATCGAAAAGCAATCAGGCTTTGTAAAGCTTGAAGTACTTGTAAAAAAGGTACGTCGCGGTGAAGAAGAGGTTCTAGTCGTAGTGGCATGGGAATCAGAGCAAGACTGGAAAAATTGGGAAAAGAGCCCCGATCATATTATTGAATCCAGCGGCGGTCTATACGAGTTAAAAGTAAGTAAATAA
- a CDS encoding siderophore ABC transporter substrate-binding protein: MKKYKFLAIMFALLLLVLAACGSNDETKEDVSNKDEKAAEETTGGAEEASVYPLTIAQPEGYKEVTLDAKPETVVVFDYGFLDTLDALGVDVASVSSSSLPTYLSKYADEATYKNAGALKEPDFEAISMMNPDVIFISGRQADAYEELSKIAPTVYVGLDTTDYMNSFKANTELAGKMFGKEEEATAALEEIDAKVAELAGKTESIEEKALVVLASEGELSAYGPGSRFGVIHDVYGFKAVDENLEVSTHGQNVSYEYVLEKNPDILFVVDRDAVAIEGESGTKAAIENEIVSKTNAVKNGKVYYLDPEAWYLSGGGIESENAKIDAVLEAIK; the protein is encoded by the coding sequence ATGAAAAAGTATAAATTTTTAGCAATTATGTTTGCATTACTGTTATTAGTATTAGCAGCATGTGGTTCAAATGATGAAACAAAAGAAGATGTGTCAAATAAAGATGAAAAAGCAGCTGAAGAAACAACTGGAGGAGCAGAAGAAGCTTCCGTTTACCCATTAACAATTGCACAACCAGAGGGATATAAAGAAGTTACGCTTGATGCAAAACCAGAAACAGTTGTTGTGTTTGACTATGGTTTCTTAGATACATTAGATGCACTTGGAGTTGATGTAGCTTCGGTATCTTCAAGTAGCCTTCCGACATACTTAAGCAAATATGCAGATGAAGCTACATACAAAAATGCTGGAGCATTAAAAGAACCAGATTTCGAAGCTATCAGTATGATGAACCCAGATGTCATTTTCATTTCTGGTCGACAAGCAGATGCTTATGAAGAATTAAGTAAAATTGCTCCAACAGTTTATGTTGGATTAGATACTACTGACTATATGAACTCTTTTAAAGCTAATACAGAATTAGCTGGTAAAATGTTCGGCAAAGAAGAAGAAGCAACTGCAGCATTAGAAGAAATTGATGCAAAAGTTGCAGAATTAGCAGGAAAAACTGAAAGTATAGAAGAAAAAGCTTTAGTAGTACTTGCTTCTGAAGGAGAATTAAGTGCATACGGTCCTGGTTCACGTTTTGGTGTAATTCATGATGTATATGGCTTTAAAGCGGTTGATGAAAACCTAGAAGTTTCTACACATGGTCAAAACGTTTCATATGAATATGTGCTTGAGAAAAACCCTGATATCTTATTCGTTGTTGATCGAGATGCAGTAGCTATTGAAGGAGAATCTGGTACAAAAGCAGCGATTGAAAATGAAATCGTAAGTAAAACAAATGCCGTTAAAAATGGCAAAGTATATTACTTAGATCCAGAAGCTTGGTACTTATCAGGTGGTGGTATTGAGTCAGAAAACGCTAAAATTGATGCAGTTTTAGAGGCAATTAAATAA
- a CDS encoding ABC transporter ATP-binding protein, with the protein MIQVKEVTKYFAKKPVVDNVSVNIQSGKITSFIGPNGAGKSTLLSMVSRLMDADTGEVLLDKSNVRKWKSDEFSKRVSILKQSNYMNVRLTIRELVSFGRFPYSKGRLNAEDTKMVDQAIEYMNLSDLENNYLDELSGGQRQRAFIAMVIAQDTEYILLDEPLNNLDMKHSVQIMKILRKLVEELGKTVVIVLHDINFASVYSDYIVALKDGRVIKDGPTHEIINSDALKEIYDMDIPIQEMNSCRICVYFNS; encoded by the coding sequence ATGATCCAAGTAAAAGAGGTAACCAAATATTTTGCTAAAAAGCCAGTTGTGGACAATGTTAGCGTGAATATCCAGTCAGGAAAAATTACTTCGTTTATTGGACCTAATGGAGCTGGGAAATCTACACTTTTGTCGATGGTAAGTCGTTTAATGGACGCAGACACAGGGGAAGTTTTACTAGATAAATCAAATGTTCGTAAATGGAAATCCGATGAGTTTTCAAAACGCGTGTCCATTTTAAAGCAATCGAATTATATGAATGTGCGTTTAACCATTCGTGAATTAGTGTCATTTGGTCGTTTTCCTTATTCAAAAGGCCGTTTAAACGCTGAGGATACTAAAATGGTCGATCAAGCAATTGAGTATATGAACTTATCTGATTTAGAGAATAATTATTTAGACGAGCTTTCTGGTGGTCAACGCCAGCGTGCTTTCATTGCAATGGTTATCGCGCAAGATACAGAATATATATTGTTAGATGAGCCATTAAATAATTTGGATATGAAGCATTCCGTTCAAATTATGAAGATTCTTCGCAAGCTTGTAGAAGAACTTGGTAAAACAGTTGTAATAGTTTTACACGATATTAACTTTGCTTCCGTTTATTCGGATTATATCGTTGCATTAAAAGATGGTCGTGTCATTAAAGACGGGCCAACACATGAAATCATTAATTCGGATGCGCTTAAAGAGATTTATGATATGGATATTCCTATCCAAGAAATGAATAGCTGCCGCATTTGTGTATATTTTAATTCATAA